The sequence below is a genomic window from Uranotaenia lowii strain MFRU-FL chromosome 2, ASM2978415v1, whole genome shotgun sequence.
TAACATATTAAGATATtattaaaaagtgtttttcaattaaatgttctTCATTTTCCTTTTACTGGCCAGTTCATTATGAAACTATGTTTCCAAGTATTGTTAAATCGTGAAATAAGTGCACATTGGGCTCTATATGCCTCTTTTCTCAAaataattcttattttatttattttcaatttcggagatgcagtttaaattttcaaatccctataatttttttcttggaggAAAATAATGTTTCCAAGCACGTTCAATGAAATGTTGTGtcccttttttaaatcatatacTGTGCGATTGCATAATATTGTTAAAccctaaaaaaaactgtatgtttattatttttgtcttaaCATAAAAGATAGATTTATCATGTAGGGTTGTGTTATATTTTCTAAGTTCAGTTATGTGAGTATAGGAAGGacaaacataacttttttttaattacatttgaatttgaaatacatgggctgatatgaataaagctctagtaattgcttttgctattttcgagcagttttgttaGTCAATATCTTCgaatggcatgcatatttttaatccggagcaggttgaaagtaaatgttATACTCAGCTTTTGCATATCTAGCtgagcaaatgctttcaaatgtTGCCATTCAAAAGTTCGAGCAgagtaaaagctatcgaagcaattgctatttttttattcataccaCCTATGGAGTCGAAATCTTCTCGTTATGGGAATCACAatcttgaaaaataattaaaactgttattttttcctcaattttcgattaaaatagaacaaaatgtttcaactTTGTCTTTTGCAGTTTAATAACAAATTTGTCGTAAAAATAAACACACGTGGCACTCCATTAGTCGGGTACGGTGAGAACTTCACATCCATTATCGGTTATCAGAACTGTATGCTCAAATTGAGCCGATCGTGCATTGTCTACCGAAACAGCAGTCCAATCGTCCTCCAAAATTGCAGCATCTTGCCCTCCTAGGGTTAGTATGGGTTCAATAGTGAACGTCATTCCCGGTCGCATAACTCCCGGATAGTTGTTATCTATTGAATAAATCGAATCAGAATAAAAGACTCGCTGGCGAATTTTAAATCTTACTCACCGAAATGGAAAATGTCGGGCGGTCCATGGAAAAAGCTCCCGATTCCATGGCCTAGAAAGGCCGGCATAACGGTTAGATCTTTCCGTTTAGCGTACTTTTCGATCGATTTACCAATCACGCACAGAGGTTGCCCTGGACCACAGCACAGGATCGACTCATTTAGACTACCTTCAGTACTATCCACTAGATATCGGCCCCGTTTGTCGACATTCCCCACATTAACGGTCCTAGAACAGTCTCCGTGATAGCCTTGGTAAAATACCGTTATATCAATATTGATAATGTCTCCGTCCAAAAGTTTCCGATCATCGGGTATTCCGTGACACGCAACATTATTCACCGAGGTACAAACCGATTTGGGGAATCCCATGTAGCGTAGAGGAGACGGGTAAGCATTGGCTTTGATCACCTCATTGTGGACGAACGCATCGATATCGTCTGTTGTTATTCCAACCTGttcgttgaaaatttaaaatcaattaaaatattatagtCAAATTAACCATATCGATCAAAGATACCTCAACCATGCTGCACGTTTTCTTGAGAATGTTGGCAGCTAACTTACAGCTTTCGCGCATCCGGTGAATTTGTTCGGTAGTTTTGATTTCCGGCTTTCCGGTGCAGTCGGAAGCCGAGTTCCTCACGTAGTAGTAATCTGGTTTCGTGATGTGTTCCGGTACCGAACATTCGGGGGAAACCGACCCCGGTTCCACCAGGTTGCAAGTACCGAAGTCATAActgagaatattgaaaaattcgaataaaactgttgaaaggattttcaaaatattaacgagattttgatcatttttaggTAAAATATACCAACTTACTTTTACTTGTTAAAATCTTAACTTAAGATTTTTAAGGTGAGCACAGAATTGAGCAAAACATTTTTACGCAATATGCAATCTGGAATGGCTTTGTAGATATACTTTGTACTTACTCCTTTTTCCAGAAGAATCCCCGTCGGCCGTCCCGGTAAAGTTTGTTAGCGGCTTTAAGAAACTTCATCCGGATAATTTACATTAAAGATCCGGCGTAGATTATaaactgttttattttgttttcccgAACGATGAAGCTCGTAGAAAATCAGCTGTTTTGGTTTTTATCGCTTTCTCCCCCTGCAACAGTTGTTGAATGCGTCTGCTCGAATGAAATTCGAGCAGCTCATTTCAACGCCTGAAAGTAGACTatggctgatatgaataaagctctagtaattgcttttgctattttcgagcagttttgttaGTCAATATCTTCgaatggcatgcatatttttaatccggagcaggttgaaagtaaatgttttactcagctttttcatatctagctgagcaaatgctttcaaatgtTGCCATTCAAAAGTTCGAGCAgagtaaaagctatcgaagcaattgctatttttttattcataccaCCTTATGGTTTATGACGCTTGGTGAAATACTTCTTGTATGCACTCGCGAacataagaaacaaaatttggtaaacAATTTCTGATTTCGAGGATCGTTATCTTTAAATGTTTGGAGTTTGATTTTCGTGAtttctatttttcaaagtaaaaaatgagccaaatgaaatttcataaacaaaactgtttgatacggaatttttaaaatgtgaatttttaacCATACGCTTGAGAAGCTGAGTTtatgaatatatttaaaattttgatgtaaagttttctttaaataCATGTTAAGTCGttttaaaatctatcattgaaCGCTGCGTAATATCTGGTTCAAGTTTTGCTGAAAATCATAATTGAGGCGCTCAGATTCCCTGAGAATATTATTGCCCTattgatagtttcgagaaaatgcGCTTTAAATTTATCAAGGCGCTCGATATTGTAGTACGGACGAGGAAATaaacagaagaaataaaattataagttCATTGTAAAACATCTAAAAACCCGATTTTCTTTATTCAtatgatgacaaaaaaaaacaattttgaagaaattaaaaaaatgcattttgcaAAATATGCAACTCATAAATTTTATGGGTTGCATATTTtgcaaaatgcatttttttaatttcttcaaaattgtttttttttgtcatcataTGAATAAAGAAAATCGGGTTTTTAGATGTTttacaattattattattattattattattaatatttattaaagaccctttaacaattgtcattcgggtcaagaaagtatttacatttacatttttacagTTCTCTTAATAATCTAGTTTCTTTAAGAAATTCTATCAAACAATTCTCTCTCTCCTCTTGATTGGATAGTACCTCGCTGATGTCACCGACGATCCTGAATTTTTCTCGAGTGTCATTATATTTCCGGCAGTCTAGAAGTATGTGTTGGACAGAAGCAACCACGCCACAAGCTTCACAATCCAATTTGCTCCGCTGTCTGCTGAAGAGTCCTGAGTGTGTTAACCTAGTGTGGCCGATTCTGAGACGACAGAGTGCTCGCATTTCTTCCCTAGAAGATCGATCTTTCCAAACAGTTgtggtatttttaattttccttaagAATTTTTCTCTTTCTAAATCCCATTCTTTTTCCCAGGCCAGTCTTATACTGGACTTTATGTTACGAACTACGTCTTGAGCTGGAATTCGGAGCTGTGTTATCGGTTCATTTCTGCCAGCATTTGCTAGTTCATCAGCTAGACTGTTACCCATTATTCCAGCATGTCCTGGAATCCAGCAAAAAGATATATGTTTAGAAGCCGATTCTGCCTCTATAGCCTGAATCCAAGGGTGCTTTGAGGTCCCGCTTTCGATTGCTGAAATGCAGCTAGCAGAGTCCGAAAAAATCACTGTAGGAATTGTAGTAGCCTGAGCATATCGGACGGCTTCTAATATTGCGAACGCCTCAGCTGAAAATATGGAGCACTCATCAGGAATTCTTTTGGAGATTCGTAGATCGCTTGACCATAGTCCTAAACCAACGTTATTGTGAGCTACAGATCCGTCTGTGAAAATTTTGCAGCTTGTACTATAGAGTTTCTGAACATGATCCCTGTATATAGGAATTGCTGCGATCTTACTCCCGAGTGTAGCGATTTCTTTAAACACCAATCAATTTTGAGTGTTGTTTGATTCCATATTCGATTTCCATTTCgaagtaaaatttcaatttcgggTAATGGTTGAATTTGAAGGGCAGTTAACAAATTGTTAACACGGTTAGTTAAAGGATGTCTTAGTTCTACAGAATTGCTATATCTCTGGGCAATCTGAATTCATGTTTTACAATGaacttataattttatttcttctgtttATTTCCTCGTCCGTACTAcagatatttcaaatatttttttatgaactcAATTGAAAAGACTTTTTTAAAAAGGTAggagggttaccatatcccgcaacaccacacccaaaataattttcacttaaaaaataagtgacatctgtagtaaattctcgccatacgtaatttcatttgaattttaagtgatgggtcaagtgaattcactcaagtgaccggtcaagtgaattacactaggacgttcgagtgaaatttatctgagtttcgaagtaagtttctagttaattatctctcgcgtttttaaataaaagaacatttaacgaacagcactacgatttcaaatacttacattacgctttcgccataaatttatggcgaaaggaaaattccatcgtaatcccaaggcagatcggtaactgcggatagtgcgacttctaaatcttccctgctgcaaagcaaaaattctgtcccgttcaacccacatgctgaaacatgataacacctttaaataactttttcttacatcgcgtttaacacaaactaccgccaaaatcgcctattaaagaattggggaaatccaaatccagcataagctttaaacgctgctctttagaatttgccatttcgaactctgaaaataaacacaattacaacctgacattcacttgaaattcaagtgatagggaagtgaatattttttctcacttcaaattcaagtgacgactgaagtgaatggtGGATGa
It includes:
- the LOC129747670 gene encoding methionine aminopeptidase 1D, mitochondrial, with the translated sequence MKFLKAANKLYRDGRRGFFWKKDYDFGTCNLVEPGSVSPECSVPEHITKPDYYYVRNSASDCTGKPEIKTTEQIHRMRESCKLAANILKKTCSMVEVGITTDDIDAFVHNEVIKANAYPSPLRYMGFPKSVCTSVNNVACHGIPDDRKLLDGDIINIDITVFYQGYHGDCSRTVNVGNVDKRGRYLVDSTEGSLNESILCCGPGQPLCVIGKSIEKYAKRKDLTVMPAFLGHGIGSFFHGPPDIFHFDNNYPGVMRPGMTFTIEPILTLGGQDAAILEDDWTAVSVDNARSAQFEHTVLITDNGCEVLTVPD